A part of Pectobacterium cacticida genomic DNA contains:
- the yidA gene encoding sugar-phosphatase, whose amino-acid sequence MSVKLIAIDMDGTLLTPQNQISPAVKAAIAAAREKGVQVVLATGRPYVGVARYLAELDLQQEGGYCITNNGALVQRADDGECVAQTALSFDDYLYCEALARKLGVHFHALDYHFVYTANKDISAYTVHESHLTGMPLKYRAVEEMDPRLTFPKVMMIDEPEILDRAISQIPAEAFERYTIMKSAEYYLEILDKRVNKGEGVKMLAEHLNIPRESVLALGDQQNDLAMIRYAGIGVAMGNAIDEVKAASQFVTKTNAEDGVAYAIEKFVLNA is encoded by the coding sequence ATGTCTGTAAAACTGATCGCAATTGATATGGATGGGACGTTGCTGACGCCCCAGAATCAAATTTCCCCGGCGGTAAAAGCCGCCATAGCCGCTGCGAGAGAGAAAGGCGTGCAGGTGGTGCTGGCTACCGGCCGACCTTACGTCGGCGTTGCGCGCTATTTGGCAGAGCTTGATTTGCAGCAGGAAGGCGGTTACTGCATCACCAATAACGGCGCGCTGGTGCAGCGGGCGGACGACGGTGAATGTGTAGCGCAAACGGCCCTAAGCTTTGATGATTACCTGTATTGTGAGGCATTGGCCCGAAAATTGGGCGTCCACTTTCATGCGCTGGATTACCATTTCGTCTATACCGCGAATAAAGACATCAGCGCCTATACCGTTCATGAGTCTCACCTGACAGGGATGCCGCTAAAGTATCGTGCGGTAGAGGAAATGGATCCTCGTCTGACATTCCCGAAAGTAATGATGATTGATGAGCCAGAGATATTGGATCGCGCCATCAGCCAGATTCCTGCGGAAGCCTTTGAACGCTATACCATCATGAAGAGCGCAGAATACTATCTGGAAATTCTGGATAAGCGCGTCAACAAAGGCGAAGGCGTAAAAATGCTGGCGGAACACCTTAATATTCCGCGCGAAAGCGTGCTGGCGCTGGGCGACCAGCAAAACGATCTGGCGATGATTCGCTATGCGGGTATCGGCGTCGCGATGGGCAACGCCATCGATGAGGTGAAAGCTGCCAGCCAGTTCGTCACCAAAACGAATGCGGAAGATGGCGTCGCCTACGCGATCGAGAAATTTGTGCTAAATGCCTAA
- a CDS encoding LysR family transcriptional regulator, which produces MRINPRQVEAFHKVILTGSITAAANMMYITQPAVSRLIKDFEDALNLKLFDRDGRGLIPRAEAMKLYREVERLYLGLDHIGLIADEIRHAKGGVLRVAAVQALSFLCSDRVLPALLNKYPDLSLFLDIESSRHITDAITENHYDVGFIFGQPGSKSLEAEPLAEASAVAVIAVKHPLATADEITLADLAGARAILPGRTTPLRAQIDISARKEQIYLHNPIETSMVNCCVLASRNVGIGVVDFITALNSPSPVIVKPFNPDIKMTYCAVYPPQNPRSQVVNYITQVMEEKITESLALK; this is translated from the coding sequence ATGCGTATTAATCCACGTCAGGTTGAAGCCTTTCATAAAGTGATTCTTACCGGAAGCATCACCGCAGCGGCCAACATGATGTACATCACTCAGCCTGCGGTGAGTCGGCTGATCAAAGACTTTGAAGATGCTTTGAATCTGAAACTATTTGATAGAGACGGACGCGGCCTGATCCCACGCGCCGAAGCGATGAAGTTGTACCGGGAGGTCGAGCGACTCTACTTAGGGTTAGATCATATCGGGCTGATTGCCGATGAAATTCGTCACGCCAAAGGCGGTGTGTTGCGTGTCGCCGCCGTTCAGGCGCTCTCGTTTCTCTGTTCAGATCGGGTATTACCAGCGCTACTCAATAAATACCCCGATCTATCCCTGTTTCTGGACATCGAAAGCAGTCGCCACATTACGGATGCGATTACAGAAAATCATTATGATGTGGGGTTTATCTTTGGTCAGCCAGGCAGCAAGAGTCTGGAAGCCGAGCCATTGGCGGAAGCCAGTGCGGTCGCGGTCATCGCGGTGAAGCACCCATTGGCTACGGCGGATGAGATCACGCTGGCCGATCTGGCAGGCGCCCGTGCCATCCTGCCCGGAAGGACTACGCCGCTGCGGGCGCAGATTGATATCTCAGCCAGAAAAGAACAAATCTATTTACATAACCCCATCGAAACCTCGATGGTGAACTGTTGCGTATTGGCGTCAAGAAACGTTGGTATAGGCGTGGTCGATTTTATCACCGCGCTGAATAGCCCATCGCCCGTTATCGTTAAGCCTTTCAATCCAGATATAAAAATGACGTATTGCGCGGTTTATCCACCCCAGAATCCTCGCAGCCAGGTGGTTAATTACATCACACAGGTCATGGAAGAAAAAATAACGGAAAGTCTGGCGTTAAAATAA
- a CDS encoding ABC transporter substrate-binding protein, which yields MKKSTLALLFTVLFSSSPLAYSADLNIGLASSTTSMDPQFYVGGANSAMARNIFDGLVVQDEKQQIVPALATRWKVIDDKTWEFVLRPGVKFHDGSDFTAKDVIASIKRVALASKNSPSSYAPYVSDITDVIEVNPLTVRIKTKEASPLLLNNLSRISILPARLENVPTETLNSGKDVIGTGPFKFVSWVPDDKVVLARNDNYWGGKAEWDNVTVRVFKNSSARVAAILSGDVDMIENVPTADSRNIEKNQQLRTISTPGNRVIYLHMDQQRDESPFAKGPDGKNPLLKKEVRQAMSLAINRQAIVDRVMEGKAVVASQLVPKGYPGYSASIPAPVYNPEKAKQELAAAGYPNGFTLTFHASNDRYPNDAKIAQAIGQMFTRVGIKTEVVTMPGSVYFSRASRQDFSLIMGGAAIETGEASGVLGPLLETFGPNAGQGNRGRYSNPVFDKTLSEARSTLDETKRDALLAEAMNIGMNDVGVIPMMFLSNTWAMKKQYTYVGRADAYTLPYFVRSAK from the coding sequence ATGAAGAAATCAACGCTGGCGTTATTATTTACCGTTTTATTTTCATCTTCACCTTTGGCTTACAGTGCCGACCTGAATATTGGTTTGGCCTCCTCCACAACCTCAATGGATCCGCAATTTTATGTGGGGGGAGCGAATAGCGCGATGGCGCGTAATATTTTTGACGGCTTGGTTGTACAGGATGAGAAACAGCAGATTGTCCCTGCCCTGGCAACCCGTTGGAAAGTGATTGACGACAAGACGTGGGAGTTTGTATTGCGTCCTGGCGTTAAGTTTCACGACGGCAGTGATTTTACGGCGAAAGATGTGATTGCCAGCATTAAGCGTGTTGCGCTGGCATCGAAAAACAGCCCTAGCTCTTATGCACCTTACGTCAGCGACATTACTGACGTAATAGAAGTCAATCCACTCACGGTGCGGATAAAGACAAAAGAGGCATCGCCGCTGCTGTTGAATAATTTAAGCCGGATTTCCATTTTACCAGCTCGATTAGAGAACGTCCCGACGGAAACGTTGAATTCGGGGAAAGACGTGATTGGCACCGGGCCATTCAAATTTGTTTCCTGGGTGCCGGACGACAAGGTAGTCCTTGCTCGTAATGATAATTACTGGGGAGGGAAAGCAGAGTGGGACAATGTAACTGTCCGTGTATTTAAAAACAGTAGCGCACGCGTCGCGGCTATATTATCCGGTGATGTGGACATGATTGAAAACGTACCCACCGCCGATAGCCGTAATATTGAAAAGAATCAGCAGTTAAGAACGATTTCAACACCAGGGAATCGTGTTATTTACCTTCACATGGATCAGCAGCGAGACGAGTCGCCGTTTGCTAAAGGTCCTGATGGTAAAAACCCATTACTAAAAAAAGAAGTTCGCCAGGCGATGTCTTTAGCAATTAATCGTCAGGCAATCGTTGACCGAGTGATGGAGGGGAAGGCGGTTGTTGCCTCTCAGCTTGTCCCGAAGGGGTATCCCGGTTATTCCGCTTCCATTCCTGCGCCGGTTTATAATCCGGAGAAGGCCAAACAGGAACTGGCAGCGGCGGGTTACCCCAACGGCTTCACGCTGACCTTCCACGCGTCGAACGATCGTTATCCTAATGATGCTAAAATTGCTCAGGCCATTGGCCAAATGTTCACACGCGTCGGCATTAAAACTGAAGTGGTTACGATGCCCGGCAGTGTGTATTTTTCACGCGCCTCCCGTCAGGATTTTAGTTTGATTATGGGCGGTGCGGCGATTGAAACCGGGGAAGCTTCTGGCGTATTGGGGCCGTTGTTAGAAACGTTTGGCCCTAATGCAGGGCAGGGTAATCGTGGTCGCTATTCTAACCCTGTTTTCGACAAAACGCTGAGCGAAGCACGATCGACGCTGGATGAAACCAAGCGTGACGCGTTGCTGGCTGAGGCGATGAACATCGGTATGAACGATGTAGGCGTTATTCCGATGATGTTCCTGTCCAACACCTGGGCGATGAAAAAGCAGTATACCTATGTGGGGCGTGCCGATGCCTACACGCTGCCGTATTTCGTCCGTTCCGCCAAATAG
- a CDS encoding dihydrodipicolinate synthase family protein, with translation MNTFSGVFPYLVSPVKPDGQVDTPVLAQLTEHLIQCGVHGVVPLGSTGEFAYLSAAQRLDVVKTVIETTAGRVPVIAGVASTTIQDAVEQTKRYVELGADGILAILEAYFPLKDEGVEQYFRAIADAAQGKPVVLYTNPQFQRSDLSLPVIERLSHVSNIRYIKDASTNTGRLLSIIERTRGRMEVFSASAHIPACVMLIGGVGWMAGPACIVPKQSIALYEAARAGDWDQAMALQRPLWRINEIFARYSIAGCIKAALQLQGFAVGDPLPPQQPLDETARKAIADVLASVDAL, from the coding sequence GTGAATACGTTCAGCGGCGTTTTTCCCTATCTGGTGTCACCCGTTAAGCCTGATGGTCAGGTGGATACGCCGGTTCTGGCGCAACTCACCGAACATCTGATTCAGTGCGGCGTACATGGCGTCGTGCCATTAGGCAGCACCGGTGAATTTGCTTATCTCTCCGCGGCTCAACGTCTGGATGTCGTCAAAACGGTGATTGAGACGACGGCGGGCCGCGTGCCGGTGATTGCCGGTGTCGCATCAACCACAATCCAGGATGCCGTTGAGCAAACCAAACGCTACGTTGAATTAGGTGCGGACGGTATTCTTGCGATACTGGAAGCCTATTTCCCGTTGAAAGATGAGGGCGTAGAACAGTATTTTCGCGCCATTGCCGATGCCGCACAGGGTAAACCGGTGGTGCTGTACACTAACCCGCAGTTCCAGCGTTCCGACTTGAGCCTGCCCGTCATTGAACGCCTAAGTCATGTCAGTAATATCCGCTATATCAAAGACGCCTCAACGAATACCGGGCGCTTGCTTTCCATCATCGAACGCACCCGTGGCCGGATGGAGGTGTTTTCCGCCTCTGCCCATATTCCCGCCTGTGTGATGCTGATTGGCGGCGTGGGCTGGATGGCCGGCCCGGCCTGTATCGTTCCTAAACAGAGTATTGCCTTGTACGAAGCCGCTCGCGCGGGAGACTGGGATCAAGCAATGGCGTTGCAGCGTCCTCTGTGGCGTATCAACGAAATTTTTGCCCGCTATTCCATTGCTGGCTGTATTAAAGCGGCATTGCAGTTGCAAGGGTTTGCGGTAGGCGATCCGTTACCGCCGCAACAACCGTTGGATGAAACGGCGCGAAAAGCGATCGCTGACGTTTTGGCGTCCGTCGACGCCCTCTAA
- a CDS encoding nucleoside hydrolase — translation MSALPIIIDCDPGIDDAIALLSAFVAPALDIRGICAVCGNQPLEKTVRNALQIVELGHRTDIPVFAGCHRPLLRPPIHGQFHGESGLGKTVLPAPQKQAEAQHAVSFIINQCRQAIADGMPITLCTLGPLTNVAMALRMAPDIADGIARIVMMGGAYREAGNRSLTSEFNMLADPQAAKIVFDSSIAIVALPLDATHQVILTPERVARFVALAGRISAPLDEMMAFWDRNDIRRYGSRGGPLHDPLVIAWVLAPDCFTTEKACVYIEQDSELCMGQTVADWYGKTERQPNVDVVTGVNVERVIALFSDLLSRYREGA, via the coding sequence ATGAGCGCGTTACCGATTATAATTGATTGCGATCCGGGGATAGATGACGCCATTGCGTTATTGAGCGCATTTGTCGCGCCAGCGTTGGATATTCGCGGCATCTGCGCGGTATGCGGCAATCAGCCGCTGGAAAAAACAGTGCGTAACGCGCTGCAAATTGTGGAGTTGGGCCATCGTACCGATATTCCCGTTTTTGCCGGCTGCCATCGTCCGCTGTTGCGTCCTCCTATCCACGGTCAGTTTCATGGCGAAAGCGGGCTGGGTAAGACGGTACTGCCTGCGCCACAAAAACAGGCCGAAGCGCAACATGCGGTGAGTTTTATCATTAACCAGTGTCGACAAGCTATCGCTGACGGCATGCCGATCACGCTGTGTACGTTAGGGCCATTAACTAACGTGGCGATGGCGTTGCGTATGGCGCCGGACATTGCCGATGGTATTGCGCGTATTGTGATGATGGGTGGCGCCTATCGTGAAGCGGGCAATCGCAGCCTGACCTCGGAATTCAATATGCTTGCCGACCCGCAGGCGGCGAAGATCGTGTTTGACTCATCGATTGCTATCGTTGCGCTCCCACTGGACGCCACGCACCAGGTAATTTTAACACCAGAACGGGTGGCGCGTTTTGTGGCGCTAGCGGGGCGAATCTCTGCGCCGCTCGATGAAATGATGGCGTTTTGGGATCGTAACGATATTCGTCGCTATGGCTCACGCGGCGGCCCGTTGCACGATCCATTAGTCATCGCCTGGGTGCTGGCGCCGGATTGCTTCACGACGGAAAAAGCCTGCGTCTATATTGAACAGGACAGTGAACTGTGCATGGGACAAACCGTTGCTGACTGGTACGGAAAAACCGAGCGCCAGCCGAATGTGGATGTGGTGACCGGCGTTAATGTCGAGCGGGTTATCGCGCTATTTTCCGATCTACTGAGCCGCTACAGAGAGGGTGCCTGA
- a CDS encoding nucleoside hydrolase has product MARERIIIDTDPGVDDAIAIWLALASPELDVLGITTVAGNVPLEATLQNACNVVGVTGRTDVPIFAGAARPLIREQVFGKYAHIGAFSDDCVPASSLTPEQEHAVDFLVRMTRQATADNNPITLCSIGPMTNLALALCFHPDVARGIKQIVSISGAFTALGNRVPWADFNVYADPHAAEIVFSSGVPIVVMPLDVTFQALIQQEQIDDIERSGGAPGKAMAALLRRFDRSEVARFGREGGPIHDAAVIAWLLKPELFAAKCAHIGAAVGGKTAGYVFADFYHKLGKPENARVMRNIDEPGFLGLIADRLRRYDAATSTDSEAHS; this is encoded by the coding sequence ATGGCGCGAGAACGTATTATTATTGATACCGATCCTGGCGTTGACGACGCCATCGCCATCTGGCTGGCATTGGCGTCGCCCGAACTGGACGTGCTTGGTATCACCACGGTGGCGGGTAATGTGCCGCTTGAGGCCACGCTGCAAAACGCGTGCAACGTCGTTGGCGTGACGGGCAGAACCGATGTCCCTATTTTTGCTGGCGCTGCGCGCCCGCTTATCCGCGAGCAGGTTTTTGGCAAATACGCTCATATCGGCGCGTTCTCCGATGATTGCGTACCCGCGAGTTCGCTGACGCCGGAACAAGAACACGCCGTCGATTTTCTGGTGCGGATGACGCGTCAGGCTACCGCTGACAATAACCCGATCACCCTTTGTTCTATTGGCCCAATGACCAACCTGGCCTTGGCACTGTGCTTCCACCCCGATGTCGCGCGTGGAATTAAACAGATTGTCTCCATCAGCGGCGCCTTTACCGCATTGGGCAATCGTGTACCCTGGGCCGATTTTAACGTTTATGCCGATCCTCATGCGGCGGAAATTGTGTTTTCTTCCGGTGTCCCCATCGTCGTCATGCCATTGGATGTGACGTTCCAAGCCTTGATTCAACAGGAGCAGATCGACGATATCGAACGCAGCGGCGGTGCGCCGGGGAAAGCGATGGCGGCGCTGTTGCGACGGTTTGACCGCAGCGAAGTCGCACGCTTTGGTCGTGAAGGTGGGCCAATTCATGATGCCGCCGTCATCGCATGGCTGTTGAAACCGGAACTCTTCGCGGCAAAATGCGCGCACATTGGCGCGGCGGTGGGCGGTAAAACGGCGGGTTACGTATTTGCCGATTTTTATCACAAATTGGGCAAACCTGAGAACGCGCGGGTCATGCGGAACATCGACGAACCCGGATTCCTCGGGCTGATTGCCGATCGTCTACGTCGCTATGATGCGGCAACCTCAACGGATTCGGAGGCGCATTCATGA
- a CDS encoding ABC transporter permease has protein sequence MIAYLLSRIGQTLLTLAVMSVLVFVGVYLVGNPVDMLLGATATPAERLAVIQSFGLDKPVWEQYGLFVWNAFQGDMGNSFIFNQPALTLIFQRMPATLELAMVAFVMALVVGIPLGIYAGLKPDSAVSKSIMTFSILGFSLPTFWIGLVMIMLFSVKLGWLPSSGRGDTHDLFGIPFSFLTRDGLEHLLLPAFNLALFKISLVIRLMRAGVMECLQQDYVQFARAKGLSETRIVLVHVLRNTLIPLITVLGLELGSLIAFAVVTETIYAWPGMGKLIIDAIAVLDRPVILAYLMITVVMFSVINLLVDLLYVMVDPRVRLGGDKG, from the coding sequence ATGATCGCTTACCTGCTGAGCCGAATCGGACAAACGCTGCTGACGCTGGCCGTGATGTCGGTGCTGGTATTTGTGGGCGTTTATCTGGTAGGGAACCCGGTTGATATGCTGTTGGGCGCGACTGCCACGCCAGCGGAACGGTTGGCAGTCATTCAGTCTTTTGGTCTGGATAAGCCGGTTTGGGAGCAGTACGGACTGTTCGTTTGGAACGCCTTCCAGGGTGATATGGGCAACTCTTTTATCTTTAACCAGCCCGCCCTAACGTTAATTTTTCAGCGCATGCCCGCGACGCTCGAACTGGCGATGGTGGCATTCGTCATGGCGCTGGTTGTCGGTATTCCGCTGGGGATTTACGCTGGCCTGAAGCCGGACAGCGCCGTGTCCAAATCCATCATGACCTTCTCCATTTTGGGCTTTAGTTTGCCCACGTTCTGGATTGGTCTGGTGATGATTATGCTGTTCAGCGTCAAGTTAGGTTGGCTTCCGTCGTCGGGTCGGGGGGATACGCACGACCTTTTCGGCATTCCCTTTAGCTTTCTGACGCGCGATGGCCTTGAACACCTTCTTTTACCCGCGTTCAACCTTGCGCTGTTTAAAATTTCGCTGGTGATCCGCCTGATGCGCGCCGGGGTCATGGAGTGTCTGCAACAGGATTATGTGCAATTTGCCCGCGCGAAAGGGCTGTCGGAAACCCGCATCGTGTTGGTACATGTGTTGCGCAACACGTTGATTCCATTGATTACCGTGCTAGGACTGGAGTTGGGGTCGCTGATCGCGTTTGCCGTCGTCACGGAAACCATTTATGCCTGGCCGGGCATGGGCAAGCTGATTATCGATGCGATCGCCGTGCTCGACCGCCCCGTGATTCTGGCCTACCTGATGATTACCGTGGTCATGTTTAGTGTGATTAACCTGCTGGTCGATTTGTTGTATGTCATGGTCGATCCGCGCGTGCGGCTGGGAGGAGACAAGGGATGA
- a CDS encoding ABC transporter permease, with the protein MTENTIHQPAAAQKNLHPAMRVVMALIHDRLALCGLILLAFFVLLALFAPLLSPQNPYDLMQLDIMDGRLAPGAQSMAGMTYWLGTDDQGRDLLSAILYGTRISLMVGFSSAVCALLIGASLGLISAYVGGKTDATIMRIVDIQLSFPPILIALILLAVLGQGVDKIIMALVVTQWAYYARTIRGSALVERRRSYVDAARSMALSNRRILFRHILPNCLAPLIVVATMRIAYAIMLEATLSFLGLGLPVTEPSLGLLISNGFEYLMSGDYWISFFPGLTLLLLIVAINLVGDALRDILNPRN; encoded by the coding sequence ATGACAGAGAATACGATACACCAGCCTGCCGCGGCGCAAAAAAATCTGCATCCGGCGATGCGCGTGGTAATGGCCTTGATCCACGACCGGCTGGCGTTATGTGGGCTCATTTTACTGGCGTTTTTTGTCCTGCTGGCGCTGTTTGCTCCACTGTTGTCGCCGCAGAATCCTTACGATTTGATGCAGCTCGATATTATGGACGGGCGACTCGCGCCCGGCGCCCAGAGCATGGCGGGTATGACGTATTGGCTGGGTACGGACGATCAGGGGCGCGATCTGTTGAGCGCGATTCTGTACGGCACCCGTATCAGCCTCATGGTCGGCTTCTCCAGCGCAGTCTGCGCACTGTTGATTGGCGCTTCGCTGGGGCTGATTAGCGCCTACGTCGGCGGAAAAACAGACGCGACCATCATGCGTATCGTTGATATCCAGCTTAGCTTCCCGCCGATCCTGATTGCGCTGATCCTGCTGGCGGTACTGGGGCAAGGGGTTGACAAGATCATTATGGCGCTGGTGGTTACGCAGTGGGCGTACTACGCGCGGACGATTCGTGGTTCGGCGCTGGTGGAGCGTCGCCGTAGTTATGTGGATGCGGCGCGCAGCATGGCGTTGTCCAATCGGCGCATCCTGTTTCGCCACATTTTACCGAACTGCCTGGCGCCGCTGATCGTGGTGGCAACCATGCGCATTGCTTACGCCATTATGCTGGAAGCTACGCTCTCGTTTCTGGGGCTTGGATTGCCCGTGACGGAACCGTCGCTGGGGTTGCTGATCTCGAACGGTTTCGAGTACCTCATGTCGGGTGATTACTGGATCAGCTTTTTTCCAGGTCTGACGCTGCTGCTGTTAATTGTGGCAATTAATCTGGTTGGGGATGCGCTGCGCGATATCCTTAACCCACGAAATTAG
- a CDS encoding ABC transporter ATP-binding protein: MTAPIMSVSHLTTAFRVNDAWLNVVRDLSFTIGEKETVAVVGESGSGKSVMAKSIMRLLPPGQSRIEGQIHFDNTELLSLPQKAMQDVRGNRIGMIFQEPMTSLNPVLPIGYQITEVLRRHRGMGKAEARAEAVRLLEKVRIPAAKSRLNEYPQSFSGGMRQRVVIAIALACHPKLLIADEPTTALDVTIQAQILTLIKTLQEEEGMSVLFITHDMGVVAEVSDRTLVMYQGEMVENAVTREIFHHPQRPYTRMLLSAVPRLGSMSGSAWPQRFPLVDLKTGERQPVPEAVNTVSGKEPVLAVKNLVTRFDIRSGVFQRLSGRVHAVENVSFELWPGETLALVGESGCGKSTTGRSIIRLEEAVSGEIELQGKNILTADRHALTDLRRQIQMIFQDPYESLNPRMRIGEAIAEPMLLHGLATRQNVHAKVKALLEQVGLSGEMAVRFPHQFSGGQRQRVCIARALALEPKVIIADESVSALDVSVKAQVINLMLDLQQSLGLSYLFISHDMAVVERISHRVAVMYLGEIVEIGPRSAIFDNPQHDYTRRLISAVPVPDPDTRPVRNIAHAELPSPVRAPDFQPPARRYQQVGEGHFVLEQR, from the coding sequence ATGACAGCGCCGATCATGTCCGTTTCGCATCTGACGACCGCTTTTCGCGTGAACGACGCGTGGTTGAATGTGGTGCGGGACTTATCTTTCACCATTGGCGAGAAAGAAACGGTCGCCGTGGTGGGGGAATCCGGTTCCGGGAAAAGCGTGATGGCCAAATCCATTATGCGCCTGTTGCCACCCGGCCAAAGCCGAATTGAAGGGCAGATTCATTTTGATAACACCGAACTGCTGTCGCTCCCGCAAAAAGCGATGCAGGATGTGCGCGGCAACCGCATCGGCATGATTTTTCAGGAGCCGATGACCAGCCTGAACCCGGTCTTGCCGATTGGCTACCAGATTACGGAAGTGCTGCGTCGTCATCGTGGCATGGGCAAAGCCGAGGCGCGTGCCGAGGCAGTACGACTGCTGGAGAAAGTGCGCATTCCCGCGGCGAAATCACGGCTGAACGAATACCCGCAGAGTTTTTCCGGCGGGATGCGCCAGCGCGTAGTGATTGCCATTGCATTGGCCTGCCACCCGAAGCTGTTGATTGCTGATGAACCCACAACGGCGTTAGACGTCACCATTCAGGCGCAAATTCTGACGCTGATCAAAACGCTTCAGGAAGAAGAGGGCATGTCGGTGCTGTTTATCACCCATGATATGGGCGTGGTGGCGGAAGTGTCTGACCGCACGCTGGTGATGTATCAGGGGGAAATGGTGGAAAATGCCGTCACGCGGGAAATTTTTCATCATCCACAGCGGCCTTATACCCGCATGTTGCTGTCCGCGGTCCCCAGACTTGGCTCCATGTCCGGCAGCGCTTGGCCGCAACGCTTTCCGTTAGTGGATCTTAAAACCGGCGAGCGCCAGCCGGTGCCGGAGGCGGTGAACACCGTGTCGGGTAAAGAACCCGTGCTGGCGGTGAAAAATCTGGTCACGCGCTTTGATATTCGATCGGGCGTGTTCCAGCGACTGTCCGGCCGGGTTCATGCGGTGGAGAACGTGTCGTTCGAGCTGTGGCCAGGTGAAACGCTGGCGCTGGTCGGCGAATCGGGCTGTGGTAAATCCACCACCGGTCGGTCAATTATTCGTCTTGAAGAGGCCGTTAGCGGGGAAATTGAACTTCAAGGCAAAAATATTTTAACGGCCGATAGGCATGCGCTAACCGATTTACGGCGGCAGATTCAGATGATATTTCAGGATCCTTATGAAAGTCTGAACCCGCGCATGCGGATCGGCGAAGCGATTGCCGAACCGATGCTGCTGCACGGTTTGGCGACCCGGCAAAATGTACATGCGAAGGTAAAAGCGCTGCTGGAGCAGGTGGGATTATCCGGTGAAATGGCCGTGCGTTTCCCGCACCAGTTCTCCGGCGGGCAGCGTCAGCGCGTATGTATTGCGCGTGCGCTAGCGCTGGAACCGAAAGTGATTATTGCCGATGAGTCGGTGTCGGCGTTGGATGTTTCCGTCAAGGCTCAGGTGATTAACCTAATGCTGGATCTTCAGCAATCGCTAGGGCTGTCATACCTATTCATTTCGCACGATATGGCGGTTGTTGAGCGCATCAGCCATCGTGTAGCGGTGATGTACCTCGGTGAAATCGTAGAGATTGGCCCACGTTCGGCGATCTTTGACAACCCCCAGCACGATTATACCCGGCGTCTTATTTCTGCGGTGCCAGTACCTGACCCGGACACGCGGCCAGTGCGTAATATCGCTCACGCCGAGTTGCCAAGCCCAGTGCGTGCGCCTGATTTCCAGCCCCCGGCGCGGCGTTATCAGCAGGTCGGCGAGGGGCATTTTGTCCTGGAACAGCGCTAG
- the dgoR gene encoding D-galactonate utilization transcriptional regulator DgoR: MNKQVLSKTDRIILDIGQQIVSGKYAPGAPLPAEAELCEEFQTSRNIIREVFRALMAKRLVEVKRYRGAFVAARNQWNYLDTDVLQWVLSSDYDPRLISAMSEVRNLVEPTIARWAAERATSSELAVIEAALNDMIANHQDRDAFNEADIRFHEAVLAAVHNPVLQQLSVAISSLQRAVFERTYMPDEDNMPRTLREHQDLYDAIRHQDIEAAERAALMMIASSTKRLKDIT; the protein is encoded by the coding sequence ATGAATAAGCAGGTATTAAGCAAAACCGACCGCATCATTCTGGATATTGGCCAACAGATTGTTAGTGGTAAATACGCGCCGGGCGCGCCGTTGCCCGCCGAAGCAGAGCTGTGTGAAGAATTTCAAACCTCGCGCAACATCATTCGTGAGGTATTCAGAGCACTGATGGCGAAAAGGTTGGTGGAAGTGAAGCGGTATCGCGGGGCGTTTGTCGCTGCGCGTAACCAGTGGAATTACCTGGATACCGACGTGTTGCAATGGGTGCTGTCCAGCGATTATGACCCGCGTTTAATCAGCGCGATGAGCGAAGTGCGAAATTTAGTGGAACCGACGATTGCTCGCTGGGCGGCCGAGCGGGCGACCTCAAGTGAATTGGCGGTGATTGAGGCCGCGCTGAACGACATGATTGCGAATCATCAGGATCGTGATGCATTCAATGAAGCGGATATTCGCTTTCATGAAGCGGTATTAGCGGCGGTGCACAACCCGGTGCTACAGCAGTTGAGCGTTGCGATTAGTTCGTTGCAGCGAGCGGTGTTTGAACGCACTTATATGCCGGACGAAGACAATATGCCACGGACATTGCGTGAGCATCAGGATCTTTATGATGCCATTCGGCATCAGGATATCGAAGCAGCAGAGCGGGCGGCATTAATGATGATCGCTAGCTCAACCAAACGGTTAAAGGATATTACATGA